One genomic window of Cygnus olor isolate bCygOlo1 chromosome 3, bCygOlo1.pri.v2, whole genome shotgun sequence includes the following:
- the LOC121066908 gene encoding ankyrin repeat domain-containing protein 9-like, translated as MASNQASLQDDQSRHCKFLSYMFYQAVRDHKPVWMLEDMRTMEYFYWEENASLRTYSPSEALLYAVVHNHLPYAQYLLSHFPEEALKVPGEHFCYCPSSAPHLAMAVTYDRRDILGLIIKIAHKLPSLNSYINRTGCFHLEDGKTPLHLACELLRSETVLILLGNGASPRIEDSKGLTPLDVILEQMWDSKVNVASKKLCLDYLLLFMPNPQFKMRKVLQDHPEHWTALLGEDKFNSLVGNTPASLYLQAMQTILQTLPPSHFPKSIQELPIPQALKPLPSYGKKLTTKNVVNVFP; from the coding sequence ATGGCCAGTAACCAGGCCAGCCTGCAGGACGATCAGAGCAGGCACTGCAAGTTCTTATCCTATATGTTCTATCAGGCTGTGAGAGATCACAAGCCTGTTTGGATGCTAGAAGACATGAGAACTATGGAATATTTTTACTGGGAGGAAAATGCCAGCCTAAGAACGTACTCACCTTCAGAAGCCCTTCTCTATGCAGTGGTGCATAACCACCTGCCTTATGCTCAGTATCTGCTGTCTCATTTTCCAGAGGAGGCTCTCAAGGTGCCTGGGGAACACTTCTGCTATTGCCCATCATCTGCTCCCCACTTGGCCATGGCAGTCACATATGACAGGAGAGATATCTTGGGGCTGATCATCAAAATTGCACACAAGCTCCCCAGCTTGAACTCCTACATCAATAGGACTGGCTGCTTTCATCTGGAAGATGGGAAAACACCCCTACACCTTGCCTGTGAACTGCTGAGGTCAGAGACGGTCCTCATCCTCCTTGGCAATGGAGCTTCTCCTAGGATAGAGGACAGCAAAGGACTTACCCCGCTGGACGTCATCCTGGAACAGATGTGGGACTCCAAAGTCAACGTGGCATCAAAGAAGCTCTGCCTCGACTACCTCTTGCTCTTCATGCCCAACCCACAATTTAAGATGCGGAAAGTTCTACAAGATCATCCAGAGCACTGGACAGCTTTGCTGGGGGAAGACAAATTCAACAGCCTGGTTGGGAACACGCCTGCTTCTTTATATCTGCAAGCTATGCAAACTATTCTCCAGACTCTGCCTCCATCCCACTTCCCCAAAAGCATCCAGGAACTACCTATACCTCAGGCACTAAAGCCCTTACCATCTTATGGCAAAAAGCTAACGACAAAAAATGTGgtaaatgtttttccttga